In a single window of the Biomphalaria glabrata chromosome 13, xgBioGlab47.1, whole genome shotgun sequence genome:
- the LOC106077027 gene encoding putative leucine-rich repeat-containing protein DDB_G0290503 isoform X5 codes for MDSPRDIQNQITVKLTEDGLNPVSSDLEKLLFLWKLYQQLKDELQISHQNEAKMKEAQAEEMKEVESYVEHIRQLSDDREALIQDLESENEALKIQICHLEQETSTTAQAEIIEMLSEQGLAEIAKSPPGEQIAYLIVERTRLLEEIEKHRSNSRTDDGKNSNIKQQLEQERAEFEQELNQQRESDKILRDQLKHEHEEEISALIEENGKLEDDLQDAEMRISQLKAELNKYTEGDELETSGQGRLFQLPGRDDIKRLEEERNELNREKEDMEKEMAEIESDRADFQKEKDSFEKEKKAFEKEKSQLLKEMTRLKDLQEEIETERDDLELDKKEVEKERQSVKAQKEELENKKQEKEHNTMTSQKSVDETDEKDGTKLRRSSSDVMLRKVIEDKTKIEGELVQLKSQMRSLQNEKDGHDDVVNSLKKELEKSLSQHQLLQMKNKSLNSELESLESQLDEMEVTIETLKQEKLTLTSKNESLYAEVKTLRDEASKSFTLQNMVEILNNNNKQLNETLESIKMKYEQTASEKDMLATQNQQLFKGEQDLTTQLETLKHELDKVTKEKEQLSNQEHELLAVTKKQEQVEKMLKADLEDLNKTKEKLVQQTEVLTKENKDLLNRLDKAKDEVEAAKLQGQEIDKQKIIIAHLKEQNQQMQSQLKAAQTELEKSRERETTLISSQHLLQKTHGDTEKRLSADLENMKVKLELTLLELSKARQYGEELDLENKDLKVSLNTALKHEEDLSNNLKEEKQHNSQLTQEMNQLKLQLTEKSKVIEKFEDEKKIRLDLEAKVEVYGQIEEQLKKVKHELNIEQNKRQELEKATERLRQTQEELVAAEEELHKEQQLHTQLKVRVKELEHLVKDLEISKKSSEELLENEREIRKSFEKHMKDLQMATSQHDTLEEIAKLREELHKERATLQEIRVSESDLQLLCNELEKERNLTAELNKQITALESANKETATSTLKAALDELDRERRARAENDSKVMELEQLLDDQKIDSENMQHNLNGKIVSLQKQVQVLEDELLTIQDKYQDLQDKYNLVSKELKINQSDVMEVDKVDSSQASCRKEPPSPDNDLEKSLEFSTTKLNETLNELNKVKTKLFQTEEELRKAEADNTNLIQDLGLLKQSVEMSSKHLDQSDSELSTLKHELIETQGTLAVTQTQMKTMETKMEVLVKERSELMRNVDTFKESQQNTLNSLPYFEQERKNLLDKIKIMEKLSEKLELDNREMAQKLTEASAKANSLEAQLEREKLTSSNKIHQDRHYTEQLEHDLDTSNKYIRQLREDLHQHQSKTFKLESDSLGLTAKYESMIVHLEENIQDLKKKPTQELNVLKGQFESISKEARDLKHRNKKLEEDVSKLTCDVSRYKSNVEKLELHLQTETQIKSEVEKRNAVIDIELSKAYSQIRNLMDKNAELESLKRSYELDITMHKSSIRDAESSILKKEATYESSTKAIVARAEAAERKARELQRELEEVTQKMLHIEGLLNKAEMDRGYVGETQDKIVNIRNQLEGEKLQRTFLDQTVAELKHQVAFLKEREVKLNLENRELHQTILDLETHFNQIQNKFSLDFESPTPEPNQHSLMDQIARLQREVKVLQYELTNVSEKRDVDIKKYEERKLRTKSKLIKAREFYSNEKSKYMDQIEHMNDDLRLTRAMLDKELEWREKMDESYKQLLREKRELITQSIRGDRRFWSLQRFRMGLLRPRRSTMDCSY; via the exons ATG GATAGTCCTAGAGACATCCAAAACCAGATTACAGTTAAACTAACAGAGGATGGCTTGAATCCTGTGTCCAGTGATTTGGAGAAATTGTTATTTCTATGGAAACTTTATCAGCAGCTGAAG GATGAACTACAAATATCACACCAGAATGAAGCTAAAATGAAAGAAGCCCAAGCAGAAGAGATGAAGGAGGTAGAAAGCTATGTTGAACACATTCGCCAACTTTCAGATGATAGAGAAGCTCTTATTCAGGACTTGGAAAGTGAAAATGAGGCATTGAAAATTCAAATCTGTCATTTAGAACAGGAAACTAGTA cCACAGCTCAAGCAGAAATAATAGAAATGCTGTCAGAACAAGGACTGGCTGAGATTGCTAAGTCACCCCCAGGAGAACAAATAGCTTACCTGATTGTAGAGAGAACACGCTTGTTAGAGGAAATAGAAAAGCATAGGAGTAACTCCAGAACAGATGATGGCAAAAACTCAAACATTAAACAACAGTTGGAACAG gaaAGAGCAGAATTTGAGCAAGAACTAAACCAACAAAGAGAAAGTGATAAGATACTTCGAGACCAACTGAAACATGAGCATGAGGAAGAAATTAGTGCACTGATTGAAGAGAATGGAAAACTTGAAGATGATTTGCAAGATGCTGAAATGAGG atTTCTCAACTTAAGGCTGAATTGAACAAGTACACAGAAGGAGATGAACTGGAGACCAGTGGGCAAGGGAGATTATTTCAATTACCTGGAAGGGATGATATCAAAAGActggaagaagaaagaaatgagttgaacagagaaaaagaagataTGGAGAAAGAGATGGCTGAGATAGAAAGTGATAGAGctgattttcagaaagagaaggatAGCtttgaaaaggaaaagaaagcATTTGAGAAAGAAAA GTCTCAATTACTCAAAGAAATGACAAGACTAAAAGATTTACAAGAAGAGATAGAAACTGAGAGAGATGACTTAGAACTGGACAAAAAAGAAGTGGAAAAAGAAAGGCAAAGTGTAAAAGCACAAAAGGAAGAATTAGAAAATAAGAAACAAGAAAAGGAACACAATACAATGACTAGTCAAAAGTCAGTTGATGAGACAGATGAAAAAGATG GTACTAAATTAAGAAGATCCTCTAGTGATGTAATGTTGAGGAAAGTCATTGAGGATAAAACAAAGATTGAAGGGGAGTTGGTACAACTTAAATCACAGATGAGATCATTACAGAATGAAAAGGACGGCCATGATGATGTG gtgaacagtttaaaaaaagaattggaAAAATCTCTTTCTCAACATCAGCTTTtgcaaatgaaaaacaaaagtttaaacTCTGAGCTGGAAAGTCTAGAATCTCAATTAGATGAGATGGAG GTCACtatagaaacattgaaacaagaAAAGCTAACTCTGACATCCAAAAATGAGTCTCTCTATGCTGAAGTAAAAACCCTTCGTGATGAGGCATCAAAATCTTTTACTCTACAAAACATGGtggaaatattaaataataataacaaacaacTAAATGAAACTTTGGAATCAATCAAAATGAAATATGAACAAACAGCCAGCGAGAAGGATATGTTAGCCACTCAGAATCAACAGTTATTCAAAGGTGAGCAAGACTTGACCACTCAGCTTGAGACATTAAAACATGAACTGGATAAAGTAACAAAAGAAAAGGAACAACTCAGTAACCAGGAACATGAACTCTTGGCAGTCACCAAAAAGCAAGAACAAGTAGAGAAGATGCTAAAGGCTGATTTAGAAGATTTAAACAAG acAAAAGAGAAGTTAGTTCAACAAACAGAAGTCTTAACTAAAGAAAACAAGGATCTTCTAAACAGATTAGATAAAGCCAAAGATGAAGTTGAGGCAGCCAAGCTCCAAGGCCAAGAAATTGATAAgcaaaaa ATTATAATTGCTCATCTTAAAGAACAAAATCAACAAATGCAAAGTCAGTTGAAGGCAGCACAAACCGAATTAGAAAaatcaagagaaagagagacaacaCTTATTTCTAgtcag CACTTGTTACAGAAAACTCATGGTGATACAGAAAAAAG ATTAAGTGCTGACCTTGAGAACATGAAAGTGAAACTAGAACTGACACTGCTTGAATTGTCTAAAGCTAGGCAGTATGGTGAGGAACTTGATTTAGAGAATAAAGATCTCAAAGTATCACTCAACACAGCCCTTAAACATGAAGAGGACCTCTCT AATAatttgaaagaagaaaaacaacacaacagtcAATTGACTCAGGAGATGAATCAGCTCAAACTGCAATTAACTGAAAAATCAAAAGTTATAGAGAAATTTGAAGATGAGAAGAAAataagattagatttagaagCAAAAGTAGAGGTCTATGGACAAATTGAAGAACAGTTGAAA AAAGTAAAACATGAACTTAAcattgaacaaaacaaaagacaagaACTTGAAAAAGCAACAGAGAGACTCAGACAAACTCAAGAGGAGTTGGTAGCTGCTGAAGAAGAGCTTCACAAAGAACAGCAACTCCATACACAGCTTAAGGTGAGAGTGAAAGAACTTGAGCACCTAGTCAAAGATCTGGAGATAAGCAAAAAATCATCAGAAGAGCTGcttgagaatgaaagagaaatcAGGAAGAGTTTTGAAAAACATATGAAGGATTTACAG ATGGCTACAAGCCAACATGACACACTGGAGGAGATAGCCAAACTTAGAGAAGAGCTCCACAAAGAGAGAGCAACTCTTCAAGAAATAAGAGTGTCAGAAAGTGATTTGCAACTGTTATGTAATGAGCtggaaaaggaaagaaatttaACTGCAGAATTGAACAAACAA ATAACAGCTTTAGAATCTGCTAATAAAGAAACAGCCACATCCACTCTGAAAGCTGCTCTTGATGAGCTAGACAGAGAAAGACGAGCTCGAGCTGAAAATGATTCTAAAGTGATGGAACTGGaacaacttctagatgatcagAAGATAGATAGTGAGAACATGCAGCACAACTTAAATGGGAAG attGTTTCCTTACAAAAACAAGTGCAAGTTTTAGAAGATGAACTTTTGACAATTCAAGATAAATACCAAGACTTACAGGACAAATATAATTTG gtttctaaagagttaaaaataaaccaatctGATGTGATGGAAGTAGATAAAGTAGACAGCAGTCAGGCTTCCTGCAGAAAAGAACCTCCATCTCCAGATAAT gaTTTGGAGAAATCTCTTGAGTTCTCTACAACAAAACTGAATGAAACTCTGAATGAACTAAACAAAGTCAAGACTAAATTGTTTCAGACTGAAGAAGAGTTGAGAAAAGCTGAAGCAGACAATACAAATCtaat CCAAGATTTAGGTTTGCTGAAGCAATCTGTGGAAATGTCCAGCAAACATTTAGACCAATCAGATAGTGAGCTCAGTACACTCAAACATGAACTGATTGAGACTCAAG GGACACTAGCTGTCACCCAAACTCAGATGAAAACTATGGAAACAAAAATGGAAGTGTTGGTCAAAGAGAGAAGTGAACTCATGAGAAACGTTGACACTTTCAAGGAGTCACAACAAAATACCTTGAACTCCTTGCCCTACTTTgagcaagagagaaaaaatttactggataaaataaaaatcatggAGAAATTATCTGAAAAGTTGGAGCTTGACAACAGAGAAATGGCTCAAAAG ttaacagAAGCTTCTGCCAAGGCCAACAGTTTGGAAGCTCAgctagaaagagaaaaattgaCGAGCTCta ACAAAATCCACCAGGACAGACACTACACAGAACAATTAGAACATGACTTAGATACATCCAACAAATACATACGACAACTGCGTGAAGATTTACATCAGCATCAATCTAAAACCTTTAAGCTTGAGTCAGACAGTCTAGGTCTCACT GCCAAATATGAAAGCATGATTGTACATTTAGAAGAAAACATTCAAGATTTGAAAAAGAAGCCTACACAGGAGCTCAATGTTTTAAAGGGTCAGTTTGAATCCATTAGCAAGGAAGCAAGGGATTTAAAACATCGAAACAAAAAACTGGAAGAG GATGTGAGCAAGTTGACATGTGATGTTTCAAGATACAAGTCTAATGTTGAGAAACTGGAGCTACATCTGCAAACAGAAACTCAAATAAAATCAGAGGTTGAGAAAAGAAATGCTGTGATAGACATAGAGTTGTCTAAG GCCTACAGCCAGATAAGAAACTTGATGGATAAAAATGCAGAACTGGAATCTCTGAAACGTTCTTATGAACTAGATATTACAATG CATAAATCAAGCATTCGTGACGCGGAAAGcagtatattaaaaaaagaagccaCATATGAATCTTCAACCAAAGCTATTGTTGCAAGAGCTGAGGCGGCAGAAAGAAAG GCTAGAGAGCTTCAAAGAGAATTAGAAGAAGTCACACAGAAGATGTTGCACATTGAAGGACTCCTAAATAAGGCAGAAATGGACAGAGGATATGTTGGAGAGACTCAAGATAAAATTGTCAATATAAGAAATCAACTAGAAGGAGAAAAATTACAAAG AACATTCCTGGACCAGACAGTTGCTGAACTTAAACACCAGGTGGCATTTCTGAAAGAGAGGGAAGTAAAGTTAAACTTAGAAAATAGAGAGCTTCATCAAACTATTCTTGACCTGGAAACACATTTcaatcaaatacaaaataagttTTCTTTGGATTTTGAATCA CCTACACCAGAACCCAATCAACATTCATTGATGGACCAGATAGCCAGACTTCAAAGGGAGGTCAAAGTTTTACAATATGAGCTGACCAATGTCAGTGAAAAGAGAGATgtagacataaaaaaatatgaggAAAGAAAATTGAGGACCAAGTCTAAGTTAATTAAAGCCAG AGAGTTTTACAGCAATGAAAAAAGTAAATACATGGATCAGATAGAACACATGAATGATGACCTCAGACTAACCAGAGCAATGCTGGACAAGGAGCTGGAGTGGAGAGAGAAAATGGATGAAAGCTACAAGCAACTGTTGAGAGAGAAAAGGGAGTTAATCACTCA
- the LOC106077027 gene encoding putative leucine-rich repeat-containing protein DDB_G0290503 isoform X2, whose amino-acid sequence MDSPRDIQNQITVKLTEDGLNPVSSDLEKLLFLWKLYQQLKDELQISHQNEAKMKEAQAEEMKEVESYVEHIRQLSDDREALIQDLESENEALKIQICHLEQETSTTAQAEIIEMLSEQGLAEIAKSPPGEQIAYLIVERTRLLEEIEKHRSNSRTDDGKNSNIKQQLEQERAEFEQELNQQRESDKILRDQLKHEHEEEISALIEENGKLEDDLQDAEMRISQLKAELNKYTEGDELETSGQGRLFQLPGRDDIKRLEEERNELNREKEDMEKEMAEIESDRADFQKEKDSFEKEKKAFEKEKSQLLKEMTRLKDLQEEIETERDDLELDKKEVEKERQSVKAQKEELENKKQEKEHNTMTSQKSVDETDEKDGTKLRRSSSDVMLRKVIEDKTKIEGELVQLKSQMRSLQNEKDGHDDVVNSLKKELEKSLSQHQLLQMKNKSLNSELESLESQLDEMEVTIETLKQEKLTLTSKNESLYAEVKTLRDEASKSFTLQNMVEILNNNNKQLNETLESIKMKYEQTASEKDMLATQNQQLFKGEQDLTTQLETLKHELDKVTKEKEQLSNQEHELLAVTKKQEQVEKMLKADLEDLNKTKEKLVQQTEVLTKENKDLLNRLDKAKDEVEAAKLQGQEIDKQKIIIAHLKEQNQQMQSQLKAAQTELEKSRERETTLISSQHLLQKTHGDTEKRLSADLENMKVKLELTLLELSKARQYGEELDLENKDLKVSLNTALKHEEDLSNNLKEEKQHNSQLTQEMNQLKLQLTEKSKVIEKFEDEKKIRLDLEAKVEVYGQIEEQLKKVKHELNIEQNKRQELEKATERLRQTQEELVAAEEELHKEQQLHTQLKVRVKELEHLVKDLEISKKSSEELLENEREIRKSFEKHMKDLQMATSQHDTLEEIAKLREELHKERATLQEIRVSESDLQLLCNELEKERNLTAELNKQITALESANKETATSTLKAALDELDRERRARAENDSKVMELEQLLDDQKIDSENMQHNLNGKIVSLQKQVQVLEDELLTIQDKYQDLQDKYNLVSKELKINQSDVMEVDKVDSSQASCRKEPPSPDNDLEKSLEFSTTKLNETLNELNKVKTKLFQTEEELRKAEADNTNLIQDLGLLKQSVEMSSKHLDQSDSELSTLKHELIETQGTLAVTQTQMKTMETKMEVLVKERSELMRNVDTFKESQQNTLNSLPYFEQERKNLLDKIKIMEKLSEKLELDNREMAQKLTEASAKANSLEAQLEREKLTSSNKIHQDRHYTEQLEHDLDTSNKYIRQLREDLHQHQSKTFKLESDSLGLTAKYESMIVHLEENIQDLKKKPTQELNVLKGQFESISKEARDLKHRNKKLEEDVSKLTCDVSRYKSNVEKLELHLQTETQIKSEVEKRNAVIDIELSKAYSQIRNLMDKNAELESLKRSYELDITMHKSSIRDAESSILKKEATYESSTKAIVARAEAAERKARELQRELEEVTQKMLHIEGLLNKAEMDRGYVGETQDKIVNIRNQLEGEKLQRTFLDQTVAELKHQVAFLKEREVKLNLENRELHQTILDLETHFNQIQNKFSLDFESPTPEPNQHSLMDQIARLQREVKVLQYELTNVSEKRDVDIKKYEERKLRTKSKLIKASNEKSKYMDQIEHMNDDLRLTRAMLDKELEWREKMDESYKQLLREKRELITQLSEMDESVRDQGRVLTMTQARLEYLEEENANLQDLLEVMTQEKYSVDKLLKEKNLYETDPSVGIGAFGVCKDSEWDSYDHVDQQWTVPIEPPADFRKPNDEVTCLNQNNNKSRRAVHSSENFEFLPPTALNFHRYSQVDDFKLSRDDFFDNGDEFEA is encoded by the exons ATG GATAGTCCTAGAGACATCCAAAACCAGATTACAGTTAAACTAACAGAGGATGGCTTGAATCCTGTGTCCAGTGATTTGGAGAAATTGTTATTTCTATGGAAACTTTATCAGCAGCTGAAG GATGAACTACAAATATCACACCAGAATGAAGCTAAAATGAAAGAAGCCCAAGCAGAAGAGATGAAGGAGGTAGAAAGCTATGTTGAACACATTCGCCAACTTTCAGATGATAGAGAAGCTCTTATTCAGGACTTGGAAAGTGAAAATGAGGCATTGAAAATTCAAATCTGTCATTTAGAACAGGAAACTAGTA cCACAGCTCAAGCAGAAATAATAGAAATGCTGTCAGAACAAGGACTGGCTGAGATTGCTAAGTCACCCCCAGGAGAACAAATAGCTTACCTGATTGTAGAGAGAACACGCTTGTTAGAGGAAATAGAAAAGCATAGGAGTAACTCCAGAACAGATGATGGCAAAAACTCAAACATTAAACAACAGTTGGAACAG gaaAGAGCAGAATTTGAGCAAGAACTAAACCAACAAAGAGAAAGTGATAAGATACTTCGAGACCAACTGAAACATGAGCATGAGGAAGAAATTAGTGCACTGATTGAAGAGAATGGAAAACTTGAAGATGATTTGCAAGATGCTGAAATGAGG atTTCTCAACTTAAGGCTGAATTGAACAAGTACACAGAAGGAGATGAACTGGAGACCAGTGGGCAAGGGAGATTATTTCAATTACCTGGAAGGGATGATATCAAAAGActggaagaagaaagaaatgagttgaacagagaaaaagaagataTGGAGAAAGAGATGGCTGAGATAGAAAGTGATAGAGctgattttcagaaagagaaggatAGCtttgaaaaggaaaagaaagcATTTGAGAAAGAAAA GTCTCAATTACTCAAAGAAATGACAAGACTAAAAGATTTACAAGAAGAGATAGAAACTGAGAGAGATGACTTAGAACTGGACAAAAAAGAAGTGGAAAAAGAAAGGCAAAGTGTAAAAGCACAAAAGGAAGAATTAGAAAATAAGAAACAAGAAAAGGAACACAATACAATGACTAGTCAAAAGTCAGTTGATGAGACAGATGAAAAAGATG GTACTAAATTAAGAAGATCCTCTAGTGATGTAATGTTGAGGAAAGTCATTGAGGATAAAACAAAGATTGAAGGGGAGTTGGTACAACTTAAATCACAGATGAGATCATTACAGAATGAAAAGGACGGCCATGATGATGTG gtgaacagtttaaaaaaagaattggaAAAATCTCTTTCTCAACATCAGCTTTtgcaaatgaaaaacaaaagtttaaacTCTGAGCTGGAAAGTCTAGAATCTCAATTAGATGAGATGGAG GTCACtatagaaacattgaaacaagaAAAGCTAACTCTGACATCCAAAAATGAGTCTCTCTATGCTGAAGTAAAAACCCTTCGTGATGAGGCATCAAAATCTTTTACTCTACAAAACATGGtggaaatattaaataataataacaaacaacTAAATGAAACTTTGGAATCAATCAAAATGAAATATGAACAAACAGCCAGCGAGAAGGATATGTTAGCCACTCAGAATCAACAGTTATTCAAAGGTGAGCAAGACTTGACCACTCAGCTTGAGACATTAAAACATGAACTGGATAAAGTAACAAAAGAAAAGGAACAACTCAGTAACCAGGAACATGAACTCTTGGCAGTCACCAAAAAGCAAGAACAAGTAGAGAAGATGCTAAAGGCTGATTTAGAAGATTTAAACAAG acAAAAGAGAAGTTAGTTCAACAAACAGAAGTCTTAACTAAAGAAAACAAGGATCTTCTAAACAGATTAGATAAAGCCAAAGATGAAGTTGAGGCAGCCAAGCTCCAAGGCCAAGAAATTGATAAgcaaaaa ATTATAATTGCTCATCTTAAAGAACAAAATCAACAAATGCAAAGTCAGTTGAAGGCAGCACAAACCGAATTAGAAAaatcaagagaaagagagacaacaCTTATTTCTAgtcag CACTTGTTACAGAAAACTCATGGTGATACAGAAAAAAG ATTAAGTGCTGACCTTGAGAACATGAAAGTGAAACTAGAACTGACACTGCTTGAATTGTCTAAAGCTAGGCAGTATGGTGAGGAACTTGATTTAGAGAATAAAGATCTCAAAGTATCACTCAACACAGCCCTTAAACATGAAGAGGACCTCTCT AATAatttgaaagaagaaaaacaacacaacagtcAATTGACTCAGGAGATGAATCAGCTCAAACTGCAATTAACTGAAAAATCAAAAGTTATAGAGAAATTTGAAGATGAGAAGAAAataagattagatttagaagCAAAAGTAGAGGTCTATGGACAAATTGAAGAACAGTTGAAA AAAGTAAAACATGAACTTAAcattgaacaaaacaaaagacaagaACTTGAAAAAGCAACAGAGAGACTCAGACAAACTCAAGAGGAGTTGGTAGCTGCTGAAGAAGAGCTTCACAAAGAACAGCAACTCCATACACAGCTTAAGGTGAGAGTGAAAGAACTTGAGCACCTAGTCAAAGATCTGGAGATAAGCAAAAAATCATCAGAAGAGCTGcttgagaatgaaagagaaatcAGGAAGAGTTTTGAAAAACATATGAAGGATTTACAG ATGGCTACAAGCCAACATGACACACTGGAGGAGATAGCCAAACTTAGAGAAGAGCTCCACAAAGAGAGAGCAACTCTTCAAGAAATAAGAGTGTCAGAAAGTGATTTGCAACTGTTATGTAATGAGCtggaaaaggaaagaaatttaACTGCAGAATTGAACAAACAA ATAACAGCTTTAGAATCTGCTAATAAAGAAACAGCCACATCCACTCTGAAAGCTGCTCTTGATGAGCTAGACAGAGAAAGACGAGCTCGAGCTGAAAATGATTCTAAAGTGATGGAACTGGaacaacttctagatgatcagAAGATAGATAGTGAGAACATGCAGCACAACTTAAATGGGAAG attGTTTCCTTACAAAAACAAGTGCAAGTTTTAGAAGATGAACTTTTGACAATTCAAGATAAATACCAAGACTTACAGGACAAATATAATTTG gtttctaaagagttaaaaataaaccaatctGATGTGATGGAAGTAGATAAAGTAGACAGCAGTCAGGCTTCCTGCAGAAAAGAACCTCCATCTCCAGATAAT gaTTTGGAGAAATCTCTTGAGTTCTCTACAACAAAACTGAATGAAACTCTGAATGAACTAAACAAAGTCAAGACTAAATTGTTTCAGACTGAAGAAGAGTTGAGAAAAGCTGAAGCAGACAATACAAATCtaat CCAAGATTTAGGTTTGCTGAAGCAATCTGTGGAAATGTCCAGCAAACATTTAGACCAATCAGATAGTGAGCTCAGTACACTCAAACATGAACTGATTGAGACTCAAG GGACACTAGCTGTCACCCAAACTCAGATGAAAACTATGGAAACAAAAATGGAAGTGTTGGTCAAAGAGAGAAGTGAACTCATGAGAAACGTTGACACTTTCAAGGAGTCACAACAAAATACCTTGAACTCCTTGCCCTACTTTgagcaagagagaaaaaatttactggataaaataaaaatcatggAGAAATTATCTGAAAAGTTGGAGCTTGACAACAGAGAAATGGCTCAAAAG ttaacagAAGCTTCTGCCAAGGCCAACAGTTTGGAAGCTCAgctagaaagagaaaaattgaCGAGCTCta ACAAAATCCACCAGGACAGACACTACACAGAACAATTAGAACATGACTTAGATACATCCAACAAATACATACGACAACTGCGTGAAGATTTACATCAGCATCAATCTAAAACCTTTAAGCTTGAGTCAGACAGTCTAGGTCTCACT GCCAAATATGAAAGCATGATTGTACATTTAGAAGAAAACATTCAAGATTTGAAAAAGAAGCCTACACAGGAGCTCAATGTTTTAAAGGGTCAGTTTGAATCCATTAGCAAGGAAGCAAGGGATTTAAAACATCGAAACAAAAAACTGGAAGAG GATGTGAGCAAGTTGACATGTGATGTTTCAAGATACAAGTCTAATGTTGAGAAACTGGAGCTACATCTGCAAACAGAAACTCAAATAAAATCAGAGGTTGAGAAAAGAAATGCTGTGATAGACATAGAGTTGTCTAAG GCCTACAGCCAGATAAGAAACTTGATGGATAAAAATGCAGAACTGGAATCTCTGAAACGTTCTTATGAACTAGATATTACAATG CATAAATCAAGCATTCGTGACGCGGAAAGcagtatattaaaaaaagaagccaCATATGAATCTTCAACCAAAGCTATTGTTGCAAGAGCTGAGGCGGCAGAAAGAAAG GCTAGAGAGCTTCAAAGAGAATTAGAAGAAGTCACACAGAAGATGTTGCACATTGAAGGACTCCTAAATAAGGCAGAAATGGACAGAGGATATGTTGGAGAGACTCAAGATAAAATTGTCAATATAAGAAATCAACTAGAAGGAGAAAAATTACAAAG AACATTCCTGGACCAGACAGTTGCTGAACTTAAACACCAGGTGGCATTTCTGAAAGAGAGGGAAGTAAAGTTAAACTTAGAAAATAGAGAGCTTCATCAAACTATTCTTGACCTGGAAACACATTTcaatcaaatacaaaataagttTTCTTTGGATTTTGAATCA CCTACACCAGAACCCAATCAACATTCATTGATGGACCAGATAGCCAGACTTCAAAGGGAGGTCAAAGTTTTACAATATGAGCTGACCAATGTCAGTGAAAAGAGAGATgtagacataaaaaaatatgaggAAAGAAAATTGAGGACCAAGTCTAAGTTAATTAAAGCCAG CAATGAAAAAAGTAAATACATGGATCAGATAGAACACATGAATGATGACCTCAGACTAACCAGAGCAATGCTGGACAAGGAGCTGGAGTGGAGAGAGAAAATGGATGAAAGCTACAAGCAACTGTTGAGAGAGAAAAGGGAGTTAATCACTCA